A window of the Rhizobium brockwellii genome harbors these coding sequences:
- a CDS encoding DUF423 domain-containing protein, protein MSLNARLEPVFYLFAGLFGVAGVALAALAAHGGGEANLAASASAMCLAHAPALLALALGNVRLRTAWLAGLLMIVGTLLFAGDLVTLRFAGSSLFPYAAPTGGWAMMLGWLAVAAGAIFHVRN, encoded by the coding sequence ATGAGCTTGAACGCGCGTCTGGAACCGGTGTTTTATCTCTTTGCCGGCCTGTTTGGCGTAGCCGGCGTGGCGCTCGCCGCCCTTGCTGCCCATGGCGGCGGCGAGGCCAATCTTGCGGCATCCGCATCTGCCATGTGCCTTGCCCACGCCCCTGCCCTGCTGGCATTGGCTCTCGGCAACGTCAGGCTCAGAACCGCCTGGCTGGCCGGTTTGCTGATGATTGTCGGAACGCTGCTCTTTGCGGGCGATCTCGTCACCCTGCGCTTTGCCGGCTCCAGCCTCTTCCCCTATGCCGCGCCGACCGGCGGCTGGGCGATGATGCTTGGCTGGCTGGCCGTTGCGGCAGGCGCTATCTTCCACGTCAGGAATTGA
- a CDS encoding antibiotic biosynthesis monooxygenase family protein: MYIAMNRFKVATGSEGDFETVWRNRDSSLPEVPGFVEFRLLRGKANEEEGYTLYSSHTVWKSEADFQNWTKSESFRAAHRNAGDHKAIYKGPPVFEGFNVVDGI; this comes from the coding sequence ATGTATATCGCAATGAACCGCTTCAAGGTTGCAACCGGGAGCGAAGGCGATTTCGAGACGGTCTGGCGCAATCGCGATTCCAGCTTGCCCGAGGTGCCCGGTTTCGTCGAATTCCGGCTGCTGCGCGGCAAGGCCAACGAAGAGGAGGGCTATACGCTCTATTCCTCGCACACGGTCTGGAAAAGCGAAGCGGATTTTCAGAACTGGACGAAGTCCGAGAGCTTTCGCGCGGCGCACCGCAATGCTGGCGATCACAAGGCGATCTACAAGGGGCCGCCTGTTTTCGAGGGTTTCAATGTGGTCGACGGGATTTGA
- a CDS encoding DUF2325 domain-containing protein, whose translation MARKGKKGSNREVRDSAGEDAGQASLGRSKLDGRSFLYVGGRDCQVAHLRQICSNFGAELIHHDGGLREAVSRIDTLLPSVDCVFCPIDCISHDACLRVKTGCKKFSKTFIPLRNGSKSSLERALQTMNERDNSR comes from the coding sequence ATGGCTCGCAAGGGCAAGAAGGGTTCGAACCGGGAGGTCCGCGATAGCGCGGGCGAGGACGCCGGTCAAGCATCCCTCGGGCGATCCAAACTGGATGGCCGCAGTTTCCTCTATGTCGGTGGCCGTGACTGCCAGGTGGCGCATCTTCGCCAGATCTGCAGCAATTTCGGCGCTGAGCTCATCCACCATGATGGCGGTCTGCGCGAAGCGGTTTCCCGCATCGATACTCTGCTTCCCTCGGTCGACTGCGTGTTCTGCCCGATCGACTGTATCAGCCACGATGCCTGCCTGCGTGTGAAGACCGGCTGCAAGAAGTTCAGCAAGACCTTCATCCCGCTTCGCAACGGCAGCAAGTCCAGTCTGGAGCGTGCGCTGCAGACGATGAACGAACGAGACAATTCCCGATGA
- a CDS encoding energy transducer TonB family protein: protein MTISAKTRSRQVLIGEPDADGGLNDNNMHPGHELSDLRNVQRQPAGEAVVHYARFAQIPSFPDHPEAEPIASVPPPPMDAAVEKQEDEKAPVRRRVALTCVCSLIFHMTLAAVLLIAFPNAPEEAIEEAGEAVSVVMYGNSDVDQTAAGETEVTVQEEIIPEAVEPDKIQPTEAAELQLETVQPTEVAPVETQDTVQQAPPPEVTRVSPETVTAAEPEIIVSEVPAETAVAQPMSTVVPEEPKPAEEISPEVQPSEVPPVAAAEPEEVKPVETAEIQPEPEVPQEIVTPTQKPKVVAQEKPKPVEKKRPPKKAAGSEGEAQQDSERGVAEGNATAQSDSNSRSAGNNDGIGTAANANYDGKVRSRIRRSIRTPRGVEGTVVVSFSVNGSGGLTSVRVTRGSGVPEIDQLAVEAVRRAAPFGPTPGGNGRNFTSLPITVN, encoded by the coding sequence ATGACAATTTCAGCGAAAACCAGATCGAGACAGGTGCTCATCGGGGAGCCGGACGCTGACGGCGGTCTGAACGACAACAACATGCATCCCGGCCACGAGCTTTCCGACCTGCGCAATGTGCAGCGGCAGCCGGCCGGCGAGGCGGTGGTCCACTACGCGCGCTTCGCGCAGATCCCTTCCTTTCCCGACCATCCGGAAGCCGAGCCGATAGCCTCTGTTCCTCCGCCGCCGATGGATGCGGCGGTGGAAAAGCAGGAGGACGAGAAGGCACCGGTGCGGAGACGGGTGGCGCTGACTTGTGTTTGTTCGCTGATTTTCCATATGACCTTGGCTGCGGTGTTGCTCATTGCCTTCCCAAATGCTCCGGAAGAGGCGATCGAGGAAGCGGGCGAAGCCGTGAGCGTGGTGATGTACGGCAACTCGGATGTCGACCAGACTGCTGCCGGCGAGACCGAAGTCACGGTGCAGGAAGAAATCATTCCGGAAGCCGTCGAGCCGGATAAGATCCAGCCGACCGAAGCGGCGGAACTTCAACTGGAAACCGTTCAGCCGACCGAAGTCGCGCCGGTCGAGACCCAGGATACCGTCCAGCAGGCTCCTCCTCCCGAGGTGACGCGCGTCTCGCCCGAAACCGTCACCGCTGCGGAGCCGGAGATTATCGTTTCCGAAGTGCCGGCTGAAACTGCTGTAGCGCAGCCGATGTCGACCGTCGTTCCGGAAGAGCCGAAACCTGCTGAAGAGATCTCCCCGGAAGTTCAGCCATCGGAGGTGCCGCCTGTCGCTGCTGCCGAACCCGAAGAGGTGAAGCCAGTCGAAACGGCGGAAATCCAGCCGGAGCCGGAGGTGCCGCAGGAGATCGTGACGCCGACGCAGAAGCCGAAGGTGGTGGCGCAGGAAAAGCCGAAGCCGGTCGAGAAGAAGCGCCCGCCGAAAAAGGCTGCTGGTTCGGAGGGTGAGGCGCAGCAGGATTCTGAACGAGGTGTCGCCGAAGGTAACGCGACGGCTCAATCGGATAGCAATTCGCGTTCGGCCGGCAATAACGACGGGATCGGAACGGCAGCCAATGCCAATTACGACGGAAAGGTTCGTAGTCGCATTCGTCGTTCAATCAGAACACCTCGTGGCGTCGAGGGAACCGTGGTCGTCTCGTTTTCAGTGAATGGTAGCGGCGGCTTGACTTCGGTTCGCGTCACACGCGGTTCCGGCGTGCCTGAAATCGACCAACTCGCCGTTGAGGCTGTTCGGCGCGCCGCACCATTTGGCCCGACGCCTGGTGGTAACGGGAGAAACTTCACCTCCTTGCCAATCACAGTGAATTAA
- the hemP gene encoding hemin uptake protein HemP has translation MMVEKPDNFKHVPLQSEPAAQHRIVESADLFRGTNEIMIRHDGLVYRLKITRQGKLILNK, from the coding sequence ATGATGGTTGAAAAGCCAGATAACTTTAAGCACGTGCCGCTGCAGAGCGAGCCTGCGGCGCAGCACCGGATAGTCGAAAGCGCGGATCTTTTCCGCGGCACGAACGAGATCATGATTAGACACGACGGCTTGGTCTATCGCCTGAAGATCACCCGTCAGGGCAAGCTCATTCTCAATAAGTAG
- a CDS encoding hemin-degrading factor, protein MTEQTRPAPAEIRAFRADNPKMRERDIAAQLKISEAALVAAETGISVTRIDGSALKLLEHVAGLGEVMALSRNESAVHEKIGVYENIKSGAQAAIVLGENIDLRIFPSRWEHGFAVSKKDGDQERLSLQYFDKAGNAVHKVHLRPSSNIAAYHAIVAELKLEDQSQEFVEAETSNAADETTDVSRDELRDNWSKLTDTHQFFGMLKRLKIGRQAAVRTVGDDYAWKLDNSATAEMMHASVKSGLPIMCFVANDGIVQIHSGPIFNVQPMGPWINIMDPTFHLHLRQDHIAETWAVRKPTTDGHVTSLEAYNAEGEMIIQFFGKRQEGSDERAEWRKIIENLPRAASVAA, encoded by the coding sequence ATGACTGAACAGACAAGACCGGCGCCAGCCGAAATCCGCGCGTTTCGCGCCGACAATCCGAAGATGCGCGAGCGCGATATCGCCGCCCAGCTGAAGATTTCCGAGGCCGCCCTCGTCGCCGCCGAAACCGGCATAAGCGTGACACGCATCGATGGCAGTGCGCTGAAGCTTCTCGAACACGTGGCCGGCCTCGGCGAAGTGATGGCGCTGTCGCGCAACGAAAGTGCCGTGCACGAGAAGATCGGCGTCTACGAAAACATCAAGAGCGGCGCGCAGGCCGCGATCGTTCTCGGCGAGAATATCGATCTGCGCATCTTCCCGAGCCGCTGGGAGCATGGTTTCGCCGTATCCAAGAAGGATGGCGATCAGGAGCGCCTCAGCCTGCAATATTTCGACAAGGCCGGCAACGCCGTGCACAAGGTGCACCTGCGCCCGAGCTCGAATATCGCGGCCTATCACGCGATCGTCGCCGAGCTGAAGCTGGAAGACCAATCGCAGGAATTTGTCGAGGCTGAAACCTCGAACGCCGCCGATGAGACCACTGACGTCAGCCGCGACGAGCTGCGCGACAACTGGAGCAAGCTCACCGATACGCATCAGTTCTTCGGCATGCTGAAGCGCCTGAAGATCGGCCGCCAGGCGGCCGTGCGGACCGTCGGCGACGACTATGCCTGGAAGCTCGACAACAGCGCGACGGCAGAGATGATGCATGCCTCGGTGAAATCCGGCCTGCCGATCATGTGCTTCGTCGCCAATGACGGCATCGTCCAGATCCATTCCGGCCCGATCTTCAACGTGCAGCCGATGGGACCGTGGATCAATATCATGGATCCGACCTTCCACCTGCATCTGCGCCAGGATCACATCGCCGAGACCTGGGCCGTGCGCAAGCCGACCACGGACGGCCACGTCACCTCGCTGGAAGCTTACAATGCCGAAGGCGAGATGATCATCCAGTTCTTCGGCAAGCGGCAGGAAGGTTCCGACGAACGCGCCGAGTGGCGCAAGATCATCGAAAACCTGCCGCGGGCAGCAAGTGTGGCCGCATAA
- a CDS encoding heme/hemin ABC transporter substrate-binding protein, producing the protein MTMRNNLRRIRPWELALTAAVMALPLIPMARAVDGFAFVRAAHAEEKKFDTSRLVSVGGDITEIVYALGEENRLIARDTTSIYPEAALKLPNVGYMRALSPEGILAMNPTAIIAVEGSGPQEALAVLKNTSVPFESVPSAFTRDGIIAKIDRVGTLLGVPDKAKALEEKVSADLDAAIADAEKRPEAERKRVLFILSAQNGRIMASGTGTAADGIVKLAGAINAVGAFPGYKPLTDEAIIEAKPDIILMMNRGDGAGTKNEDLLAQPAIALTPAGEKKAIIRMDGVYLLGFGPRTAAAARELNTAIYGG; encoded by the coding sequence ATGACGATGCGTAACAATCTCCGCCGGATCCGCCCTTGGGAACTGGCCCTGACGGCGGCCGTCATGGCGCTGCCGCTGATCCCGATGGCGCGGGCGGTCGACGGCTTTGCCTTCGTCCGCGCAGCCCATGCTGAGGAAAAGAAGTTCGACACGTCGCGCCTGGTTTCGGTCGGTGGCGACATCACCGAAATCGTCTATGCGCTCGGCGAGGAAAACCGGCTGATCGCCCGCGACACGACGAGCATCTATCCGGAGGCGGCGCTGAAGCTGCCCAATGTCGGTTACATGCGCGCACTCTCGCCGGAAGGCATCCTCGCCATGAACCCGACGGCGATCATCGCCGTCGAAGGTTCGGGCCCGCAGGAGGCGCTGGCCGTGCTGAAAAATACCAGCGTGCCCTTCGAGTCCGTGCCGAGCGCCTTTACCCGCGACGGCATCATCGCCAAGATCGACCGTGTCGGCACATTGCTCGGCGTGCCCGACAAGGCGAAGGCGCTTGAAGAAAAGGTCTCAGCCGATCTCGACGCGGCGATCGCCGATGCCGAAAAGCGCCCGGAGGCCGAGCGCAAGCGCGTTCTCTTCATCCTCAGCGCCCAGAACGGCCGGATCATGGCATCGGGCACCGGCACGGCCGCCGATGGCATCGTCAAGCTCGCCGGCGCCATCAATGCCGTCGGCGCATTCCCGGGCTACAAGCCGCTGACGGACGAGGCGATCATCGAAGCCAAGCCCGACATCATCCTGATGATGAACCGCGGCGATGGCGCCGGCACCAAGAACGAGGACCTGCTGGCTCAGCCGGCGATCGCGCTGACACCGGCAGGTGAGAAAAAAGCGATCATCCGAATGGATGGCGTTTACCTGCTCGGCTTCGGCCCGCGCACTGCCGCCGCCGCGCGTGAGCTCAACACGGCGATCTACGGGGGCTGA
- a CDS encoding FecCD family ABC transporter permease, with translation MALPQAMMERRRSFPIADIREIRQAGDRTRLALLALALLVAGSVFSMLFSVTTGASDVSILDVISNIAGSEAALSTRDRIIIFDIRLPRAILGFLIGASLAVSGTVMQGLFRNPLADPGLVGVSSGASFGAVAMIVLGGGIAAPLEALLGIYALPAAAFGGGLVTTLLLYRIATRHGQTSVATMLLAGIALGALALATTGLLIYMANDQQLRDLTFWSMGSLAGATWTKIAAATPIILLSFTALPFMARGLNAITLGEAAAFHMGVPVQRLKNVAIVGVAAATGASVAVSGGIGFVGIVVPHILRMAIGPDHRFLLPAAALLGGSLLIFADVLARTLVAPAELPIGIITAAVGGPFFLWILLRQRSRLAL, from the coding sequence ATGGCCCTGCCGCAAGCCATGATGGAACGAAGGCGATCATTCCCGATCGCGGACATCCGCGAAATCAGGCAGGCCGGCGACAGGACGCGGCTCGCCTTGCTGGCGCTCGCTCTGCTCGTCGCCGGCTCGGTCTTCTCAATGCTGTTTTCGGTGACGACAGGCGCCTCGGATGTCTCGATCCTCGACGTGATCAGCAACATCGCCGGCTCCGAGGCGGCGCTCAGCACGCGTGACCGGATCATCATCTTCGATATCCGCCTGCCGAGAGCGATCCTTGGTTTCCTGATCGGCGCCTCGCTGGCCGTCTCCGGTACGGTGATGCAGGGCCTGTTCCGCAATCCGCTAGCCGATCCCGGCCTCGTCGGCGTCTCCTCCGGCGCAAGCTTCGGCGCAGTCGCGATGATCGTGCTCGGCGGCGGCATCGCAGCTCCACTAGAGGCTCTTCTCGGCATCTACGCTCTGCCGGCAGCTGCTTTCGGCGGCGGCCTCGTCACGACGCTGCTGCTCTACAGGATCGCCACCCGTCATGGCCAGACCTCGGTGGCGACGATGCTGCTTGCCGGCATCGCGCTCGGCGCGCTCGCCCTCGCCACAACAGGACTGCTGATCTACATGGCCAACGACCAGCAGCTGCGCGACCTGACCTTCTGGAGCATGGGCTCGCTTGCCGGCGCCACATGGACGAAGATCGCCGCCGCCACTCCGATCATCCTGTTGTCCTTCACCGCCCTGCCCTTCATGGCCCGCGGCCTCAATGCCATCACGCTCGGCGAGGCGGCCGCCTTTCATATGGGCGTGCCGGTGCAGCGGCTGAAGAATGTCGCGATCGTCGGCGTCGCTGCGGCGACCGGCGCGTCCGTTGCCGTCAGCGGCGGCATCGGTTTCGTCGGGATCGTCGTGCCGCATATCCTGCGCATGGCGATCGGTCCCGACCATCGTTTTCTGCTGCCGGCCGCAGCTCTTCTCGGCGGCTCCCTGCTGATCTTCGCGGATGTCCTGGCGCGCACCCTGGTTGCCCCGGCCGAGCTGCCGATCGGCATCATCACCGCGGCGGTCGGCGGACCGTTCTTCCTGTGGATCCTGCTGAGGCAGCGTTCGCGCCTTGCCCTGTGA
- a CDS encoding heme ABC transporter ATP-binding protein, giving the protein MIEVSGVSVRLSGKTIISDVTFTANAGELTAIAGPNGSGKTTTMKAISGELAYGGSVRIGDDEVKALKPWQLAAIRGVLPQASTISFPFTVREIVRMGLTSGLNLHPDKAEQTAAAALASVDLTGFEGRFYQELSGGEQQRVQLARVLCQIAEPIVDGKPCWLLLDEPVSSLDISHQLTIMTLARNFCERGGGVIAVMHDLNLTALFADRIVLMKSGRLAAAGNIGEVLTNKTMLSVFGCALRINQVPVDGTPFVLAHSAISRP; this is encoded by the coding sequence ATGATCGAAGTTTCCGGCGTCTCCGTGCGCCTTTCCGGCAAAACCATCATTAGCGACGTCACTTTTACGGCAAATGCCGGCGAGCTGACGGCGATTGCCGGGCCGAACGGCTCCGGCAAGACGACGACGATGAAAGCCATTTCCGGCGAACTTGCCTATGGCGGCTCGGTGCGCATCGGCGACGACGAAGTAAAGGCGCTGAAACCCTGGCAGCTTGCCGCCATTCGTGGCGTGCTGCCGCAGGCAAGCACCATCTCCTTTCCCTTCACCGTGCGCGAGATCGTCCGCATGGGCCTGACGTCAGGCCTCAACCTGCATCCCGACAAGGCCGAGCAGACGGCAGCGGCAGCGCTTGCCTCCGTCGACTTGACCGGCTTCGAAGGCCGTTTCTATCAGGAACTCTCCGGCGGCGAGCAGCAGCGTGTGCAGCTTGCCCGCGTGCTCTGCCAGATCGCCGAGCCCATCGTCGACGGCAAGCCCTGCTGGCTGCTGCTCGACGAGCCGGTCTCAAGCCTCGACATCAGCCACCAGCTGACCATCATGACGCTCGCCCGCAATTTCTGCGAACGCGGCGGCGGTGTCATCGCCGTCATGCACGATCTCAACCTGACGGCGCTCTTTGCCGACCGCATCGTGCTGATGAAATCCGGCCGCCTCGCCGCCGCCGGCAACATCGGCGAAGTGCTGACGAACAAAACGATGCTCTCGGTGTTCGGCTGCGCGCTGCGCATCAACCAGGTGCCGGTCGATGGCACGCCCTTCGTGCTCGCCCACAGCGCCATTTCCCGCCCCTGA
- a CDS encoding DUF883 family protein: MSYSIFQSGRSRRNGTFHNLESGIEEQVEALRGELAELTRLVGKSSRHQSEKIRSQAGAGYEELLGRSEDLLRELQHGYERGATEMRDTVRKHPLATIGAAAAFGLAIAFLARR, encoded by the coding sequence ATGAGCTATTCTATCTTCCAGTCCGGCCGCAGCCGCCGCAACGGGACCTTCCACAATTTGGAATCCGGCATCGAGGAGCAGGTCGAGGCGCTGCGCGGCGAGCTCGCGGAACTGACGCGTCTCGTCGGCAAGAGCTCACGCCACCAGAGCGAAAAAATCCGCAGCCAGGCCGGTGCCGGCTATGAGGAACTGCTCGGCCGCAGCGAGGATCTGCTGCGCGAATTGCAGCACGGCTATGAGCGCGGCGCGACGGAAATGCGCGATACCGTGCGCAAGCATCCGCTGGCAACCATCGGCGCTGCAGCCGCTTTCGGCCTTGCCATCGCCTTCCTCGCCCGGCGCTGA